In Monodelphis domestica isolate mMonDom1 chromosome 1, mMonDom1.pri, whole genome shotgun sequence, the sequence AATTCTAATATATTCACATTAGCATCTTTAAAAGTTAATCCAATTATTCACAAATCATTGCATTATTAGTTTAGTTTAACTAACTCTAATATATCAGTTgctattaaaaggaaagaaaatatgttttctaaCCTTGAATTTCTTGAGAATTCTGGATTTATTGTTTGGACTTTTGCAGTTGTATCACATAGCCAAATTGTGCAGTTTCAACTAAAAaccttttattattgtttcttttttaaaaatttttatttagtcaatttagaatatttttccttggttacaagagtcatgttctttccctcccctcccccaaacccctcccatagccaacacgcaatcccactgggttttacatatgtccttgatcaaaacccatttccatattgttatgtttatactagggtgatcatttagagtctatatccccaattatatccatatcaacccatgtaatcaagtagttgtttttttttttaaacattattttatttggtcattttcatacattgttcattggaaacagatcattttcttttcctcccccctaacccccccccccttccctagccgactcgcgatttgtctgggtatcacatgtgtccttgctctgaacccatttccttgttgttggtatttgcattagggctctcatttagtgtctctcctcgatcatgtcccctcaacctctgtagtcaagcagttgcttttccttggtgtttttactcactcagtttgtcctctgcttgaggatagttttttgttttgttttttttttttctcgtagatcgctgcaggttgttcagggacattgtaaagccattactggagaagtccattacgttctcttggaccacaatgtgtcagtcctgtgtacaacgttctcctggttctgctcctttcgctctgcatcacttcctggaggtccttccagtctccatggaatttctccactttattattccttttagcacaatagtattccatcaccaacatataccacaatttgttcagccattctccaattgaagggcatcccctcattttccaatttttggctaccacaaagagcacagctatgaatattcttgcacaagtctttttccttattatctctttggggtacaaacccagcagtgctatggctggatcaaagggcagacagtcttttatcgccctttgggcatagttccaaattgccctccagaatggttggatcaattcacaactccaccagcaatgaattaatgtccctactttgccacatcccctccagcattcattactgtcctttgctgtcatgttgaacaatctgctaggtgtgaggtgatatctcagagttgttttggtttgcatctctctgattataagagatctagaacactttttttttttttttgataatccAGTTATTACATCAGGAGTCTTAGAGTGTTCTGTGTATTTATTGTTTTACAGCAGAATGCCCAACACAGATCATAACTGCCAAATAGTCAGCTGTGCAAAATAGTATATATAGTGCTTAAGTACAAATGggagacatgatttttttttctttaaataaattacttaaacacAAATTTATGGTCCTACAAAATAGCATTAAACTAGATGGTCTAAGTTGATCTGCCTCCTTGGACCCACAGTAACGGTTATTTCCCCCAAAACCAATAGAATCAATATACTGAATCATCATCAGTTCCATTGTGTGAATAATGGATCACAATAAATGAGTCCCTTTTTCTAAGAGCTTTTCCTGGCTTCTCTACAAACATGATCTGGCCTGGATAAAAAGACAACAGGAATTTCTTGAAGGTCAATGGTCCAAAATGCTAAGTATGGTTAAGTATTCTACATGATCTATATTCACTGTTTCCATTTTTAGGTAGGATGTACTTAGATTACTTTCTTCAATTCATCATACAGGACAAGTACAAAAGCTCCACCCATGCCTCTAAGAACGTTGGACCAGGCACCCTTGAAGAAAGCTTTGCCACCCTCATCTTTAGCAATCTTCCTCCAGCAGTCAATTGTCCCAGTGTACATGATATCAGCTCCTTTGCGCCCAGACTGCATCATCATTCGCCGCCTTACTGTATCAAAGGGATAGGAAACCACACCTGCTACAGCTGTCACTGTTTGTGCAATCATCCAACTTATCACAATATGGGTGTTCTTAGGATCTGGAAGCATACCTTTTGCTGTATCATAGATCCCAAAGTAGGCTGCTCTATAGATAATAATACCCTGCACTGAGACATTGAAACCTTGATATAAGCCCCGAATTCCATCAGACTTGGTGATTTTCACAAGGCAGTCTCCCAGGCCTTTGAATTCTCTCTCAGTGCCAGATTTCCCAACATCAGCTGCCAAGCGGGTTCTCGCAAAATCCAATGGGTAGACAAAGCAGAGAGAAGTGGCTCCAGCTGCACCACCAGAGGCAAGATTGCCAGCAAAATACCTCCAAAATTGTGTGTGCTTGTCCACTCCTCCCAAGAACACCTGCTTATACTTATCCTTAAAGGCGAAGTTGAGGGCCTGGGTGGGGAAATATCTGATGACATTTGCTAAGTTACCCCGCCAGAAGGAAAGCATCCCTTGTTCCTTTGGAATTCGGACTATACAGTCCATAATGCCTTTGTACTGCTTATCTGCAGCAATTTGTTTACTTGCATGCTGCACCTGCAATAGTAGCTTGACTCTCTCGATAGGGGCCACCGCGGTCTTGGAAATAGCAGCGGCGATGCCACCGGCCAAAAAGTCCTTGGCAAAGGAGATGGCCTGTTCCGTCATCGTTACAGAGGGGATAGGTGGTGGAATTGGAAACAGAAAGCCGGTGAAAGAGGGCTGAAAGCTGGGGAACGCTTTG encodes:
- the LOC100010487 gene encoding ADP/ATP translocase 3 — translated: MTEQAISFAKDFLAGGIAAAISKTAVAPIERVKLLLQVQHASKQIAADKQYKGIMDCIVRIPKEQGMLSFWRGNLANVIRYFPTQALNFAFKDKYKQVFLGGVDKHTQFWRYFAGNLASGGAAGATSLCFVYPLDFARTRLAADVGKSGTEREFKGLGDCLVKITKSDGIRGLYQGFNVSVQGIIIYRAAYFGIYDTAKGMLPDPKNTHIVISWMIAQTVTAVAGVVSYPFDTVRRRMMMQSGRKGADIMYTGTIDCWRKIAKDEGGKAFFKGAWSNVLRGMGGAFVLVLYDELKKVI